In the genome of Vespa crabro chromosome 1, iyVesCrab1.2, whole genome shotgun sequence, the window ACGCCTATGGCGGGTTTGTATACAGGTATAAGACCATCGTATTGTCTTTtcgataattactttttcaacttttcacACGACATATTATTTGATCTCAtaattttactctttcttttaggAATCTTAACATTGTTAGCTCTTAGCTTTCTAACGCCTTACTTTTACTACATACCACGTGCGACACTCGCGGCAGTATTAGTAAGCGCCGTTTTCTTTATGGTCGATTTACGAATATTCAAAGTGCTTTGGAAAGGATCCAGTGAGcaatttttaatctttgtAGTTTCGAGTGCTTCGtctattattaactttatcgaGTTTGcccaatatacatatatacatatatttctttttttctctttttctttcttgaaatCTTGCAGGGAAAGATGCAATAGCAGCTATAGTGACGTTTATAGTTTGTATACTTTGTAACATTGAAGTAGGACTTCTCCTTGGTGCAGcgcttaatataatttttttacttcatcCATCGGCTAGACCAAATCTGAGCACCATTGAGTGCaaggtaaaaataaatgtagatttcagtatataaaagattgaaattaatgagaattctgtacataatatatctgtgtgtacgtacgtacgtttcatgcatatgcatatgtgtatatatataaatatatatatatatatatatctcagaCAGACTTGGGAAATGAATACCTGATGCTTAAACCTGACACAGGATTTTATTATCCTGCAgtagattttctttctaacaAATTAGAGACGATAGCTACCAAgtatgaggaaaaaaaaatgccatTGCTCGTAGACTGTGAGAGATTTCAAGGTTTTGATTATACCGCTATAAAGGTATTTAAATGTCTTTCATTACtaaatttatattctcttGTAGTAATtctagcttttttttttttttttatagagtaTGGAAAGATTATCGAAACAATTAAATAGTAAAACGCAAAGATTATGGCTATTAAATGTTAAGCCAGAAGTTATAGAAACTATTTCAATATTAGCAGATAagaagtattttctttttatcaatgacCATGATAAAATTAAGTCCTTTgtagatgaaataaaaaagaatagtgGTACGTACGgaaatcaatttctttctaaCTCATTggattcaataatatttcttattcttttatataaagatgaagaaaatctTGTGAACGAGGAGAACGGATTAATGAAGAATGCTGAAAAGGAACATTTAGAAATGGAAGTCTATGAAGAATCTaatggaatatttaaaaagagaaatgatgatattaaagaatCTGACAAAATGTCATTGCATCGATCAAACGCTTGATAGGGATAACTGTAGCAACGGTATTGTGTACAATTGAATTAtcataatcaataaataaattattgatcgATTATACACGAGATCATAGGATATGGTTATATCTGGACAAGAGATGTTTACATAAATTAATCAATGGTACCAAACTTCCATTGGGTGATACTTATATTAATCAATtcaatataaaagttattgtaatttatcgATGGGAAAGATGGTCACGacgatattagaaaaaaaaggaggaagaaaaagaaggctAAAGGTGTATAAAGAACACGGAGTATACAGAAACGAGAAATAGTGTAGTATTAAGTTTTTGGAAGATTAAATGTGCCCATTAAATAATCGTTGgtttattaaacaaaaaaagaatacatatatatatatatatatatatatatatatatatagagagagagagagagagagagagagagaaattgaacgtgtttttattttcccaaTATGTAACAACATGTCACTTTTCTACTAttcctgtttttcttttgaatttgaAGATTGCCTTTTCCTTCGTATTATAGATGGCGCGCCATGCGCTACAGATTTTAAGCACATTATGCGTTCCTAACCACAATTCTTCTAAAAAGACCCATTAAAGATAGTTGACATGttaatgtaataatgaaaatgtattaatgATGACCGGACATATCGAGTCAGAAAAAAAGCGTTTGctatcattaaaaagaaaaaaggaagcgTTTAAAGTTAAAGAACAGCTTATTCATGACGCATTAAAAAATTTGGTTGGTAATTAAGTTGtagcttgtttttttttaataacctcAAGCGCAATATTCatacatttaataatcatatattacGAGTTTTTAACAAGTGAACCAATTTACTTTaataggataaaagaaaagcagaTAATAAGATCGTGTTCGATGATGGGATTGtcagtgaaaaagagaagggaaaacgTAAGATCTTGTTTGATAATgaagatgacgacgatgaagagGTTACTTGGAACGATGATAAAttcgaaacgaagaaaaatgtagACGAGAAGGTAAGTGGCCTTTGTACTATGCGAAGgtaaatttgatttatatatatatatatatatatatatatctttcagtatattaaattacaaGGAAGTATTGGTAATGACTCTCGGTTTACCTTGGACAATCGTTTTATCGAAGAAGATGTAAGGGATAAAGGGGATATAGAAGAAATCGGCAAATGTGATTcacaaaatgaaagagaatggCAATTTAATATACTAGAAGACGTTTTGGGTGGGCCAATTGCGACAAAgcttaaaaatgaagaaacagTCAAGTAGAAATGAAATTGTTCAAAGACATATAAACTggaatcataaataataataataattttacaatgacTTTGTAGAAAATTTGCAATGATACGATATGACCCAACGGAGGAGAAACACAAACAATACGAACTTCCAACGGAAGAAATTAAGTCTAATgcaaagattaaaaagaaaaagaaaaaactagaaATTGAAGTAGAAACTGAGAAAGATGAAATGGTTGTAGTATCaaaggatatatattattcggtGTCGGATTCATTGACCAAGAGTTTACAAGATCGTCAACAAGGAGAATTTAGTTTATTGAAGGCATATGGAAAGGACGTGAACGAGACTGGTATATTTTGCAGATCATTCTGTTTACAAAGTTatgtttaaacaaaaattcattttctttttctcccagATAAAAGAGGCGTAggaaaaatgaaggaagaaatggtcgaaaagcgaaaatcGTTTCTGAATTTCGACTTGGCAAATCCGTTTAAATACGATTCCTCGGATGACGAAAATGGTATTAATTTAGATGTTCAACGTTTAACAGAtcagaaagaagagaaagaatcaaatcgtttatttgtaaaagataacgataatttgttcttttcaACGAACGATAGGCGCTTCGAAGGTACAATTCGAGGGCAAaactttttaactttttaactgatcgattatataaacatataatgcAAAATGTATGTCTTTCAGATGgtttaaatttctttaaaaaggaATTGGTGGCAAATAACGAATTTACAAATTTGAGACGTGAATTAAAACAAATCGTACGTGCAAAAGTTCGTAAGAATGTTAGAAAGACGGAAAAATGgggaagtagaaaaaaaataagaaaaccgTCGTAAAAGGGAGGAgctgtataattatttaccgGTAATATTTACCTGATAAAGGCAAGTTATTTAAAGTAAGATagcatataattataaagCTGCAAACACCTTTTACATTTACTTTGTGTtaccttattatcattcattttttattaaaccagatttattataaaaaattgttagtctatcattaatatttttcaatcaatttatatataatcatgctacatatattattgaacTTTCAAAGGAATGTACCAACggtttaaaaaaggaaagacatTCATATCAGCAAACGTGGATgtctaatttaaatttattagttTTTTGGTATAAATGAttacaagaaatatatttaatttactctatgatatattttttccaataaattaaaaaagaaatcgtgcGGTAAGCCGCGTGATACTTGTTGTATGTGCGTATTAAGCAGATTATATGTTTCCTCTTCATATATGGAATAGGTGTTTGATAAACCTAAATCATTGTATAGACTTTTTactcgttcaattttttcCAAATCCTTTGAGCCATAACATTCCTAGGAAACGTTTTTTAATGGTGgcaaaacataaaaataagtatttaTCTGAATGGTATTgttaaataatcgattatatcaAGGTTAcctctaatatttttctttgttcagGGGTAGCACGTTGCAAAGCAACAACTATTAACCATGAGCATTTTCCCTCCTGTATATCCGTAGAATCTTTACCAGTAACTGTTGTATTGCCATAACAATCTAAATAATCATCTTGAACTTGATAAAAGTGGCCCATctctaataaaattgttttcacTTGTCTGTGCATTTCTGGATCTTTTATATTCGCctgtatatttgtaaaaatacattttatcaaAACAATCGtggaaaattatcataattaggaaggatatataatttctatatacttACTAAATACATAGCAATCTGAACTGGCAGTAGAAACCCATAATAGGCAGTTTTGTACTTAACGATAGAATTATATCGATCCATcgtaaattgatttaaatttatcttcttACCAAAATTATTTGACAACAGATCTAAACATTGTCCTAATATCGTTTTCGAAGTGATCTacttataatgaaattaatcagATTGCATTAACGTGACAAGTAAAGAGATATGAATACGTACCTTGTGAAACAAATCTACTATATCGATataacattctttttctttcaaatgaatataaaGTATTTGATAAACGGCTTGTTCTATCATTAATGCATCGTTAATGGCTCCTAAACCAATGTCATTATGAAGATACCAACAAGTTTGATTTCTTCGTACATGAGATTTATCTTGGACATCGTCTATTACCAATAGGAATGCTTGAAgctgcacatacatatatatgttattaacgttaaaatattaaatgtgtATAATACAAACGTATAAAGAGTATGTATTCACAatgggtaaaaaaaaatgcacaGACCAGTTCTACACACCAGCCTAATATACGCGCCAAGCGAATATTTTCCTTTGTTAATTGATCCGAAGGTACGAGCATTCGATAAGCATAAACCAATGTTAATGCTCGCCTTTTTCTTCCGTTAGGAACATTATACTGCAATACCTGGGCAAAAAAAACTTCCGCTCacgtatttaaatttaattttggtAAAACGAcgctttttattataacaagcTTGAATATTACCTTGGCCATCCACTTGGAGACTTCAGGTATATCcaagtaataatttatattcgtaatatcCCGAACGAGATCAGGCCATAAAGCCATAATTTCGCGACTTTCGTCTTTGCTTGTCATCCAGGTTTTTTGTGTCGTGATATGCCCCGCCATTCCTATCTTTGCGTTTGTCGTTCTAAaagcaatttatatatatatatatatatacatatatatatatatatatacatacagatatagatatatatatatatatatatatatacacgcacagatatacacacacagagagagatacgtatgtatgtaggtgcgatatataataacgatgtaagaAATAGCTGCTTTTAACGTAAGGGAAATACGACGATAAACACTTCTCTATACCTCAAAATACGAACATGGAGAGCCTCGGTTGGGCCTCTtgaatttatatcgatatgtaAATTTGTACATTATAATGACAATTGTAGGTCATAGaagaaatcatttaaaattgaaaacagACAAATTTGCATTAAACAAGTCGCTTGTTTCTTATCTTCTCTTGtcatgttttcttcttttttttcttttgttctcttttttttttacaacaatatcgaaaatatgaaTTTGATAACGTTATGACTTATAGAACGTTTCACGCTTCATATTTTCGATTCTAAGATAAATTACAAAACCATGTGAtttttaatctaatatatGAAGTTTAGTTTGGTAGGACgtatattaagaaattatgTCTTTGTTCGAGGAAAGTGCATTATCGAACGACATTACcgaagaaaatatcaaagagaCAAGTTTCGATCATGAggtacaattatatttattaacgacaACTAAACTCGaaatttattctaaaaatatagGTATAgcgaaattattgaaattcgttaaaatgtgttaatagaaaattaaattaaacgaaaatataagcGATTCTTGGACGGTAATCGTAAAGGCGATAACGCATCGTGGAACGCAAACATTAATACAATGTGATCCTAATTTGACGCAGGAAGAATTTATCGACATAATTGTTAAAacgaaattgtaaaataataagtacGGAACAAACTTGctcgtatttatattttttttctattgagtattatcgaatatacgtCATCGAGCAAATTTTGACGCATTACGAAGAGAATCAAggacgaatatatataatatcctgagatagatatacatatatatatatatatatatatatatataggtgagctgatatttttttttaaatcgataacaataatcatttctgtttgtttatttttcctcttcctattttggtattttgtttttctgttgGAATACTAAAAGAcgtgataatttattttattattatcatcgaatatATTACAGTGTAGAGCGactgggggggggggggggagaaacaaataaaagagcGGAAGTAGATGTGACTGGTTCGAAGGATATAactctagttttttttttcgaacgaaattgaaaaataggcggattaaaaaaggaagaaaaagaatatatctgcGCAATCGCGCGACGTCCATAGGAGCGCAGAGACGGAGACTTACCTAAATAATTGAATCTTGTCAGATAGATTGGTGTGCTTGCGATAAAATTCATTGCCGCAGAAAGTAATTACTCTCCTTCCAATGACAGAGAAAGACATGTTTCTTTCGTTCAAACGATACGAGACATGCACGTATAGACGAAACGTATATAATActatctcctttttcttccttttaaccTCTCTTAGGTAGAGCGTAGCACGTGCTTCGATCGAGCGTACGAGACTTAGTGAGCAAACTGAAAATCGATTACGTTCGTCGTTTATCGTTAATCCATCGTTGGATCGttgtcttatttattatatgactATGGggatggagaaaaagaattattacttTCGATCGATGCGACGTAAcatgaaaaaattgaaaagtctCCTTGAAACTCAAAAACGCGTCGTTATTAGATTATCCTTTTTAAGAACGTGTGCAGTTCTATATGCACTCACTTCTATATGGTAGCAGACGATAAATCCTTCCTTTTATGTTTATTCATACAGGAAACGACGAAGTTTTGGTGAGATCGTTATCGTGCGAACGATAAGCGAGCATGCTGTTACGTGTGCCAGCTGTTTTTCATGAGCTTGCAATggtgcattttttttttttttttttttttttttatatgtcctCACCTCTACAAATtgtaaagaattctttttttatctcttatttacaatcgagaatatatttaaatgaatttcaaagcataattaatataaacgtttttatgtaaatatttaatgattttatcaaCAAAAAAATGCTGTAAATTACTTTTTGCTCATTTTCTGAGCATACCTCGTTTTCTAAttgtatttttacttttttttattaaatactttcTTCATTATATAACACTAATTTCTAATGGAAACTATAAGCTTATTTCCTTCGATTCCCTTGGCCATCGACAATaacttgtttcttttataaattttaaatggtTATTCATTGCTTGAAGGGTCTTTTGTTAGAAGGAGCTGGTAACCTGTATTTTTCTAATTCCACTTCTGCTTCTGCGAATGAATCTAAGTGATAACAAAAGTACTCTGGATTTTTATACTCTTTATCTTTGGATGCACCTGGTCCCACCGCTAAAACAAGAGAGGAGCCCTTCAAGAGAGGAGCCTTTCAAGAGAGGAGCCCTCCAAGAGAGGAGGAGcccttttataaaattcaatattacgaatattgAAAACGTTTCATCTCTTACGTTTCGTGGGAAGTTTGTAACATTTATCGCTAAGTCCTGGTACATTTGCATTTACACTTTGTTGTTTTTGATTGGATAAAGAACGATGTGCATTGAATGTTCCAAGGTGAAGCAATGAGACATTCTGAAATAGAAACATCATGACAAATGTTTGCTAAGGAAGAAGAGTTGTGTTACAATTACTAAAGGGGAACCTTCCCTTTTTATTCCaacatgatataatattaatatctaggCGATGAGACAAGCCATTtgatgaatattttctttaaatacacgcgcattcatatatgtatttaaattgtatttacgttaaaaaaataaagcaagtaaaaaaatgacaatacGATGAATTGAAATTCATTGTAAAAGATATTATGTCACctcgttttaataatatttaatcgaattataagaaatgaaaaatctacCCATGTAGATAATCACCTTTGGTAAAGTCTTCTTAACGATTAGATGCAACATATTGTCTCTTCTAGATAATCGAGATAAATATAGATTCGTATAAATGATTGAATGCTTTCATAACAAGTCCAAAATCGTTGTCTTCTCCTTCGGCCTAGGTAAactcatttttatttgacatGCGTAAGCCTGAGAGCTATTTTATTCGTACATTGCTCCTCATTGGTGCATACTTTTCTAAAGGAAGTATTCGATTGGTCGATGTTATGTAATGCCCTTTCGTATGGTGGATCCTCCAGTTTCGCTATCATTAGTGAGAAGATTCGTTGGAATTGTAGGATGCAAGTTTATTCTTAGTCTTTTAATCATACAATTGAACTAAAACAAGAGTAATTGTATCATTCGAAAGTAGGTATTCGATGTTTGttcatttcttatttgatTAAATCGCTCGgttattattcgataattcTTTGGTTATGTAGAGTACGAATgagaataaaatgattatgtaGTGTTAGACAAATTTTTTCTC includes:
- the LOC124429695 gene encoding uncharacterized protein LOC124429695 — translated: MLHLIVKKTLPKNVSLLHLGTFNAHRSLSNQKQQSVNANVPGLSDKCYKLPTKPVGPGASKDKEYKNPEYFCYHLDSFAEAEVELEKYRLPAPSNKRPFKQ
- the LOC124429638 gene encoding probable RNA-binding protein CG14230, with the translated sequence MMTGHIESEKKRLLSLKRKKEAFKVKEQLIHDALKNLDKRKADNKIVFDDGIVSEKEKGKRKILFDNEDDDDEEVTWNDDKFETKKNVDEKYIKLQGSIGNDSRFTLDNRFIEEDVRDKGDIEEIGKCDSQNEREWQFNILEDVLGGPIATKLKNEETVKKFAMIRYDPTEEKHKQYELPTEEIKSNAKIKKKKKKLEIEVETEKDEMVVVSKDIYYSVSDSLTKSLQDRQQGEFSLLKAYGKDVNETDKRGVGKMKEEMVEKRKSFLNFDLANPFKYDSSDDENGINLDVQRLTDQKEEKESNRLFVKDNDNLFFSTNDRRFEDGLNFFKKELVANNEFTNLRRELKQIVRAKVRKNVRKTEKWGSRKKIRKPS
- the LOC124429614 gene encoding farnesyl pyrophosphate synthase isoform X2, which translates into the protein MAGHITTQKTWMTSKDESREIMALWPDLVRDITNINYYLDIPEVSKWMAKVLQYNVPNGRKRRALTLVYAYRMLVPSDQLTKENIRLARILGWCVELLQAFLLVIDDVQDKSHVRRNQTCWYLHNDIGLGAINDALMIEQAVYQILYIHLKEKECYIDIVDLFHKITSKTILGQCLDLLSNNFGKKINLNQFTMDRYNSIVKYKTAYYGFLLPVQIAMYLANIKDPEMHRQVKTILLEMGHFYQVQDDYLDCYGNTTVTGKDSTDIQEGKCSWLIVVALQRATPEQRKILEECYGSKDLEKIERVKSLYNDLGLSNTYSIYEEETYNLLNTHIQQVSRGLPHDFFFNLLEKIYHRVN
- the LOC124429614 gene encoding farnesyl pyrophosphate synthase isoform X1, which translates into the protein MSFSVIGRRVITFCGNEFYRKHTNLSDKIQLFRTTNAKIGMAGHITTQKTWMTSKDESREIMALWPDLVRDITNINYYLDIPEVSKWMAKVLQYNVPNGRKRRALTLVYAYRMLVPSDQLTKENIRLARILGWCVELLQAFLLVIDDVQDKSHVRRNQTCWYLHNDIGLGAINDALMIEQAVYQILYIHLKEKECYIDIVDLFHKITSKTILGQCLDLLSNNFGKKINLNQFTMDRYNSIVKYKTAYYGFLLPVQIAMYLANIKDPEMHRQVKTILLEMGHFYQVQDDYLDCYGNTTVTGKDSTDIQEGKCSWLIVVALQRATPEQRKILEECYGSKDLEKIERVKSLYNDLGLSNTYSIYEEETYNLLNTHIQQVSRGLPHDFFFNLLEKIYHRVN